The Numida meleagris isolate 19003 breed g44 Domestic line chromosome 12, NumMel1.0, whole genome shotgun sequence genome includes a window with the following:
- the LOC110405209 gene encoding histidine--tRNA ligase, cytoplasmic isoform X1 — protein sequence MAEEAAVREQAELVRRLKQVKAEPDEIAKEVAKLLEMKAQLGGDEGKHKFVLKTPKGTRDYGPKQMAIRERVFNAIITCFKRHGAEVIDTPVFELKETLTGKYGEDSKLIYDLKDQGGELLSLRYDLTVPFARYLAMNKITNIKRYHIAKVYRRDNPAMTRGRYREFYQCDFDIAGQFDPMIPDAECLKIMHEILSDLQLGDFLIKVNDRRILDGMFAVCGVPDCKFRTICSSVDKLDKMPWEEVRSEMVGEKGLSPEAADRIGEYVQLHGGMDLIEQLLQDPKLSQNKLAKEGLMDMKLLFEYLTLFGITGKISFDLSLARGLDYYTGVIYEAVLLQQDNDHGEESVSVGSVAGGGRYDGLVGMFDPKGRKVPCVGVSIGIERIFSILEQRLEASEEKIRTTETQVLVASAQKKLLEERLKLISELWDAGIKAEVLYKKNPKLLNQLQYCEDTGIPLVAIVGEQELKDGVVKLRVVATREEVNVRRESLVEEIRMRTSQR from the exons ATGGCGGAGGAGGCGGCGGTGCGGGAGCAGGCGGAGTTGGTGCGGCGGCTGAAGCAGGTCAAGGCCGAGCCTGACGAG ATTGCCAAGGAGGTCGCGAAGCTGCTGGAGATGAAGGCGCAGCTGGGGGGAGATGAGGGGAAACACAAGTTTGTGCTCAAGACCCCCAAG GGCACACGGGACTATGGCCCCAAGCAAATGGCCATTCGTGAGAGAGTCTTCAATGCTATCATCACCTGCTTCAAGCGCCATGGAGCAGAAGTCATTGATACACCAGTGTTTGAGCTGAAG GAGACGCTGACAGGGAAATATGGAGAGGACTCGAAGCTCATCTATGATCTGAAGGATCaaggaggagagctgctgtccCTGCGCTATGACCTAACT GTGCCCTTTGCTCGCTATTTGGCAATGAACAAAATCACCAACATCAAGCGCTACCACATCGCCAAG GTGTACAGACGGGACAACCCGGCCATGACCAGGGGCCGCTACAGGGAGTTCTATCAGTGT GATTTTGACATCGCTGGGCAGTTCGACCCAATGATTCCAGATGCTGAGTGCCTGAAGATAATGCATGAGATCCTGAGTGACCTGCAGCTTGGGGACTTTCTCATTAAG GTCAATGATCGGCGCATCCTTGATGGGATGTTTGCAGTTTGTGGTGTCCCAGACTGCAAGTTCCGAACGATCTGCTCCAGCGTCGACAAACTCGATAAG ATGCCATGGGAGGAGGTGAGGAGCGAGATGGTCGGAGAGAAGGGGCTCTCACCTGAGGCTGCGGATCGCATTGGGGAGTACGTCCAGCTTCATG GTGGCATGGACCTGATTGAGCAGCTTCTCCAGGACCCAAAACTGTCCCAGAACAAGCTGGCCAAGGAGGGGCTGATGGACATGAAGCTGCTGTTTGAGTACCTGACACTGTTTGGCATCACGGGGAAg ATCTCTTTTGATTTGAGCCTGGCACGAGGCCTGGACTACTACACAGGAGTGATATATGAGGCTGTCCTGCTACAGCAGGACAACGACCATGGAGAGGAGTCAGTTAGCGTTGGGAGCGTGGCCGGAGGTGGTCGCTACGATGGTCTGGTGGGAATGTTTGATCCCAAGGGACGGAAGGTGCCATGTGTGGGGGTCAGCATTGGCATTGAGCGTATCTTCTCCATCCTCGAGCAGAGACTGGAG GCCTCTGAAGAGAAGATCAGGACAACAGAGACACAAGTGCTCGTGGCCTCTGCCCAAAAGAAACTCCTTGAAGAGCGGCTGAAGCTCATCTCTGAGCTGTGGGATGCTGGAATCAAG GCAGAAGTTCTGTACAAGAAGAACCCCAAGCTCCTGAATCAGCTGCAGTACTGCGAGGACACGGGCATCCCCCTTGTTGCCATTGTGGGAGAGCAGGAGCTCAAGGATGGAGTTGTCAAGCTGCGAGTCGTGGCAACCAGGGAGGAG GTCAACGTCCGCAGGGAGAGCCTCGTGGAGGAGATCAGGATGCGAACAAGTCAGCGTTAG
- the LOC110405209 gene encoding histidine--tRNA ligase, cytoplasmic isoform X2: MAEEAAVREQAELVRRLKQVKAEPDEIAKEVAKLLEMKAQLGGDEGKHKFVLKTPKGTRDYGPKQMAIRERVFNAIITCFKRHGAEVIDTPVFELKETLTGKYGEDSKLIYDLKDQGGELLSLRYDLTVPFARYLAMNKITNIKRYHIAKVYRRDNPAMTRGRYREFYQCDFDIAGQLDPMIPDAECLKIVHEILSELQIGDFLIKVNDRRILNGMFAICGIPESKLITTCSTLDKLDKMPWKDVKNEMVGEKGLSPEAADRIGEYVQLHGGMDLIEQLLQDPKLSQNKLAKEGLMDMKLLFEYLTLFGITGKISFDLSLARGLDYYTGVIYEAVLLQQDNDHGEESVSVGSVAGGGRYDGLVGMFDPKGRKVPCVGVSIGIERIFSILEQRLEASEEKIRTTETQVLVASAQKKLLEERLKLISELWDAGIKAEVLYKKNPKLLNQLQYCEDTGIPLVAIVGEQELKDGVVKLRVVATREEVNVRRESLVEEIRMRTSQR; encoded by the exons ATGGCGGAGGAGGCGGCGGTGCGGGAGCAGGCGGAGTTGGTGCGGCGGCTGAAGCAGGTCAAGGCCGAGCCTGACGAG ATTGCCAAGGAGGTCGCGAAGCTGCTGGAGATGAAGGCGCAGCTGGGGGGAGATGAGGGGAAACACAAGTTTGTGCTCAAGACCCCCAAG GGCACACGGGACTATGGCCCCAAGCAAATGGCCATTCGTGAGAGAGTCTTCAATGCTATCATCACCTGCTTCAAGCGCCATGGAGCAGAAGTCATTGATACACCAGTGTTTGAGCTGAAG GAGACGCTGACAGGGAAATATGGAGAGGACTCGAAGCTCATCTATGATCTGAAGGATCaaggaggagagctgctgtccCTGCGCTATGACCTAACT GTGCCCTTTGCTCGCTATTTGGCAATGAACAAAATCACCAACATCAAGCGCTACCACATCGCCAAG GTGTACAGACGGGACAACCCAGCCATGACCAGGGGCCGCTACAGGGAGTTCTACCAGTGC GATTTTGACATCGCCGGCCAGCTTGACCCTATGATTCCTGATGCTGAGTGCCTGAAGATAGTGCATGAGATCCTGAGCGAGCTGCAGATTGGGGATTTTCTCATTAAG GTTAATGACAGACGAATTTTGAATGGCATGTTTGCCATTTGTGGCATCCCAGAGAGCAAGCTTATAACTACGTGCTCTACTCTGGACAAGCTGGACAAG ATGCCCTGGAAGGATGTGAAGAACGAGATGGTCGGAGAGAAGGGGCTCTCACCTGAG GCTGCGGATCGCATTGGGGAGTACGTCCAGCTTCATG GTGGCATGGACCTGATTGAGCAGCTTCTCCAGGACCCAAAACTGTCCCAGAACAAGCTGGCCAAGGAGGGGCTGATGGACATGAAGCTGCTGTTTGAGTACCTGACACTGTTTGGCATCACGGGGAAg ATCTCTTTTGATTTGAGCCTGGCACGAGGCCTGGACTACTACACAGGAGTGATATATGAGGCTGTCCTGCTACAGCAGGACAACGACCATGGAGAGGAGTCAGTTAGCGTTGGGAGCGTGGCCGGAGGTGGTCGCTACGATGGTCTGGTGGGAATGTTTGATCCCAAGGGACGGAAGGTGCCATGTGTGGGGGTCAGCATTGGCATTGAGCGTATCTTCTCCATCCTCGAGCAGAGACTGGAG GCCTCTGAAGAGAAGATCAGGACAACAGAGACACAAGTGCTCGTGGCCTCTGCCCAAAAGAAACTCCTTGAAGAGCGGCTGAAGCTCATCTCTGAGCTGTGGGATGCTGGAATCAAG GCAGAAGTTCTGTACAAGAAGAACCCCAAGCTCCTGAATCAGCTGCAGTACTGCGAGGACACGGGCATCCCCCTTGTTGCCATTGTGGGAGAGCAGGAGCTCAAGGATGGAGTTGTCAAGCTGCGAGTCGTGGCAACCAGGGAGGAG GTCAACGTCCGCAGGGAGAGCCTCGTGGAGGAGATCAGGATGCGAACAAGTCAGCGTTAG
- the LOC110405209 gene encoding histidine--tRNA ligase, cytoplasmic isoform X3 encodes MAEEAAVREQAELVRRLKQVKAEPDEIAKEVAKLLEMKAQLGGDEGKHKFVLKTPKGTRDYGPKQMAIRERVFNAIITCFKRHGAEVIDTPVFELKETLTGKYGEDSKLIYDLKDQGGELLSLRYDLTVPFARYLAMNKITNIKRYHIAKVYRRDNPAMTRGRYREFYQCDFDIAGQFDPMIPDAECLKIMHEILSDLQLGDFLIKVNDRRILDGMFAVCGVPDCKFRTICSSVDKLDKMPWEEVRSEMVGEKGLSPEAADRIGEYVQLHGGMDLIEQLLQDPKLSQNKLAKEGLMDMKLLFEYLTLFGITGKISFDLSLARGLDYYTGVIYEAVLLQQDNDHGEESVSVGSVAGGGRYDGLVGMFDPKGRKVPCVGVSIGIERIFSILEQRLEASEEKIRTTETQVLVASAQKKLLEERLKLISELWDAGIKAEVLYKKNPKLLNQLQYCEDTGIPLVAIVGEQELKDGVVKLRVVATREEVNVRRESLVEEIRMRTSQR; translated from the exons ATGGCGGAGGAGGCGGCGGTGCGGGAGCAGGCGGAGTTGGTGCGGCGGCTGAAGCAGGTCAAGGCCGAGCCTGACGAG ATTGCCAAGGAGGTCGCGAAGCTGCTGGAGATGAAGGCGCAGCTGGGGGGAGATGAGGGGAAACACAAGTTTGTGCTCAAGACCCCCAAG GGCACACGGGACTATGGCCCCAAGCAAATGGCCATTCGTGAGAGAGTCTTCAATGCTATCATCACCTGCTTCAAGCGCCATGGAGCAGAAGTCATTGATACACCAGTGTTTGAGCTGAAG GAGACGCTGACAGGGAAATATGGAGAGGACTCGAAGCTCATCTATGATCTGAAGGATCaaggaggagagctgctgtccCTGCGCTATGACCTAACT GTGCCCTTTGCTCGCTATTTGGCAATGAACAAAATCACCAACATCAAGCGCTACCACATCGCCAAG GTGTACAGACGGGACAACCCAGCCATGACCAGGGGCCGCTACAGGGAGTTCTACCAGTGC GATTTTGACATCGCTGGGCAGTTCGACCCAATGATTCCAGATGCTGAGTGCCTGAAGATAATGCATGAGATCCTGAGTGACCTGCAGCTTGGGGACTTTCTCATTAAG GTCAATGATCGGCGCATCCTTGATGGGATGTTTGCAGTTTGTGGTGTCCCAGACTGCAAGTTCCGAACGATCTGCTCCAGCGTCGACAAACTCGATAAG ATGCCATGGGAGGAGGTGAGGAGCGAGATGGTCGGAGAGAAGGGGCTCTCACCTGAGGCTGCGGATCGCATTGGGGAGTACGTCCAGCTTCATG GTGGCATGGACCTGATTGAGCAGCTTCTCCAGGACCCAAAACTGTCCCAGAACAAGCTGGCCAAGGAGGGGCTGATGGACATGAAGCTGCTGTTTGAGTACCTGACACTGTTTGGCATCACGGGGAAg ATCTCTTTTGATTTGAGCCTGGCACGAGGCCTGGACTACTACACAGGAGTGATATATGAGGCTGTCCTGCTACAGCAGGACAACGACCATGGAGAGGAGTCAGTTAGCGTTGGGAGCGTGGCCGGAGGTGGTCGCTACGATGGTCTGGTGGGAATGTTTGATCCCAAGGGACGGAAGGTGCCATGTGTGGGGGTCAGCATTGGCATTGAGCGTATCTTCTCCATCCTCGAGCAGAGACTGGAG GCCTCTGAAGAGAAGATCAGGACAACAGAGACACAAGTGCTCGTGGCCTCTGCCCAAAAGAAACTCCTTGAAGAGCGGCTGAAGCTCATCTCTGAGCTGTGGGATGCTGGAATCAAG GCAGAAGTTCTGTACAAGAAGAACCCCAAGCTCCTGAATCAGCTGCAGTACTGCGAGGACACGGGCATCCCCCTTGTTGCCATTGTGGGAGAGCAGGAGCTCAAGGATGGAGTTGTCAAGCTGCGAGTCGTGGCAACCAGGGAGGAG GTCAACGTCCGCAGGGAGAGCCTCGTGGAGGAGATCAGGATGCGAACAAGTCAGCGTTAG